From a single Cyclobacterium marinum DSM 745 genomic region:
- a CDS encoding carbohydrate-binding family 9-like protein, giving the protein MFKRPLTLLALLSLQFHAISQEIPQPRSYVAYQVSEKPIVDGQLNESAWQAADWSEPFLDIQGPDLPTPNQLTQMKMLWDQEYLYIGVKLYEKNIWATYTERESVIFHENDIEVFIDPDGDTHNYYEIEVNALGTLWDLLLTKPYKNGGKPINGWNINDLEYAIHLSGTINDPTDLDDYWSIEMAIPWKSLSQSGPSYKAPADGEQWRINFSRVQWQIAPNSNGYKKVINPKTGKSFPEDNWVWSPMGPINMHLPERWGYLQFSKIIVGEGKQAFQVDPNEKIKNELRKLYDAEKKFFAGNGRYTNNLSELNVDTSLTKVEIEATQSWFKISSPSVSNGEYWHITEDSKIWKK; this is encoded by the coding sequence ATGTTCAAACGACCACTAACATTACTAGCCCTTTTAAGCTTACAATTTCACGCAATCTCTCAGGAAATCCCCCAACCTAGAAGTTACGTAGCCTATCAAGTTTCGGAAAAGCCCATAGTAGATGGCCAACTAAATGAATCCGCATGGCAAGCCGCAGATTGGTCCGAGCCCTTTTTGGATATTCAAGGCCCTGACTTGCCCACTCCCAATCAACTGACCCAAATGAAAATGCTTTGGGATCAAGAATATTTATACATAGGTGTCAAATTATATGAAAAAAACATCTGGGCCACTTATACTGAAAGAGAATCCGTCATCTTTCATGAGAATGACATAGAAGTGTTTATAGATCCTGATGGAGACACCCACAACTATTATGAAATTGAGGTCAATGCCTTGGGGACACTCTGGGACTTACTTTTGACCAAGCCTTACAAAAACGGTGGTAAACCAATCAATGGATGGAATATCAACGATCTAGAATATGCCATCCACCTGAGTGGAACCATCAATGATCCTACAGATTTAGACGACTATTGGTCCATAGAAATGGCCATCCCTTGGAAAAGCCTATCCCAATCCGGCCCATCCTATAAAGCCCCGGCTGATGGTGAACAATGGCGCATTAATTTTTCGAGGGTTCAATGGCAAATAGCACCCAATTCCAATGGGTATAAAAAAGTTATTAATCCCAAAACCGGTAAATCATTTCCTGAAGACAATTGGGTTTGGTCACCCATGGGTCCAATCAATATGCACCTTCCGGAACGTTGGGGATATTTACAGTTTTCGAAGATCATTGTTGGGGAGGGAAAGCAGGCTTTTCAAGTTGATCCCAATGAAAAAATCAAAAATGAGCTGAGGAAACTCTATGATGCAGAAAAGAAGTTTTTTGCAGGAAATGGACGGTATACCAACAATTTATCTGAATTAAACGTTGATACTAGCCTAACCAAGGTGGAAATTGAAGCCACCCAATCTTGGTTTAAAATTTCCAGTCCGTCTGTTTCCAATGGTGAATACTGGCATATCACTGAAGACAGTAAGATTTGGAAAAAATAA
- a CDS encoding DUF4382 domain-containing protein: MIKNTIYLFLLVLFGALCTGCTEPSETRSLVNILLIDAPGDFDEVWVEVEGVEILPAGSRGSEDNANWVSIPYQAASNMVLVSALIDETQLLVGRTELQSGNISKIRFLLGEEVYLIKDEERIDMSMTPDIEELLELDLDITIESGYSYDIILDLDLIQSVVADQNGDYVFVPHFRAFVSNGLSEIAGTILPVDIAPHVFAISATDTFSTLTSDDGGFFLSGLPEDEYLFKIEAPSGYVDTTFNLMTYPDSTLSLESITLQEITSSE; encoded by the coding sequence ATGATAAAAAACACAATTTATTTGTTCCTGCTTGTCCTTTTTGGTGCGCTATGCACAGGCTGCACTGAACCTTCCGAGACCCGATCCTTGGTAAATATCTTGCTGATTGATGCACCCGGAGACTTTGATGAAGTATGGGTGGAAGTGGAAGGCGTGGAAATCCTGCCTGCAGGAAGTCGGGGAAGTGAGGACAATGCCAACTGGGTCAGTATCCCCTATCAAGCGGCCAGCAATATGGTGCTTGTCAGTGCCTTGATCGACGAAACCCAGCTGCTCGTGGGCCGAACAGAATTACAATCCGGTAATATTTCTAAAATCAGATTTCTCCTAGGGGAAGAGGTCTACTTGATTAAAGATGAGGAGCGAATAGACATGAGCATGACTCCTGATATAGAAGAACTTCTGGAACTGGATCTGGACATTACTATTGAAAGTGGCTACTCTTATGACATCATATTGGATCTTGACCTGATACAATCTGTAGTAGCTGACCAAAATGGTGATTATGTTTTTGTACCCCATTTCAGGGCTTTTGTTAGCAACGGCTTATCGGAAATCGCAGGTACGATCCTACCTGTCGATATTGCTCCTCATGTTTTTGCTATATCAGCAACAGACACCTTTAGTACACTTACCTCTGATGATGGCGGTTTCTTTCTCAGCGGTTTACCTGAAGATGAATACCTTTTCAAAATAGAGGCTCCCAGTGGATATGTGGACACTACTTTTAATCTTATGACTTACCCTGACAGTACCTTATCTCTGGAATCGATCACCTTACAAGAAATCACCTCATCCGAATAA
- the ribD gene encoding bifunctional diaminohydroxyphosphoribosylaminopyrimidine deaminase/5-amino-6-(5-phosphoribosylamino)uracil reductase RibD: MAKVNTESVHIKYMLRAIELAELGRGSVSPNPMVGCVIVHNGLIIGEGYHQKYGEAHAEVNAIASVKDKSLLKEATLYVSLEPCVHFGKTPPCADLIVKYQLKEVIIAAVDSNPLVEKKGIQKLEQAGIGVTTGILEQEVRNQNVRFFTQMEKKRPYIILKWAQTKDGFVARTNFDSKWISNSLSRQQVHRWRTEEDAILVGTNTARYDNPRLNARDWHGKDPLRLVVDRELKLEESLHLFDGKQDTIIYNHQLNKTVGKTEWAKMDVSIDAKAIVADLYARNIQSLIVEGGAAVLGDFIANDLWDEARVFTGNAKFGLGIPAPILSCIPEAHYPIKEDLLTIYKHHV; encoded by the coding sequence ATGGCCAAAGTGAATACAGAGAGTGTGCATATCAAATACATGCTAAGAGCAATAGAATTGGCAGAATTGGGAAGGGGAAGCGTGAGTCCAAACCCAATGGTGGGCTGTGTGATTGTACACAATGGCTTGATTATTGGCGAAGGGTATCATCAAAAATATGGGGAAGCCCATGCAGAGGTTAATGCCATTGCTTCTGTAAAGGACAAATCTCTATTAAAAGAGGCCACACTCTATGTAAGCTTGGAACCCTGTGTACATTTCGGAAAAACTCCTCCATGTGCAGACTTAATTGTCAAGTATCAATTGAAGGAGGTCATCATTGCCGCCGTGGACAGCAATCCATTGGTAGAAAAAAAAGGAATTCAGAAGTTGGAGCAAGCAGGAATAGGGGTAACTACCGGAATTCTTGAACAGGAGGTTAGAAATCAAAATGTGCGTTTTTTCACCCAGATGGAAAAAAAGCGTCCCTATATAATTCTAAAGTGGGCCCAGACAAAAGACGGCTTTGTGGCGCGAACCAACTTTGACAGCAAGTGGATCAGCAATTCGCTAAGCAGGCAGCAAGTACACCGTTGGCGAACAGAAGAAGATGCCATTTTGGTAGGCACCAATACCGCCCGCTATGACAACCCCCGGCTAAATGCCAGAGATTGGCATGGCAAAGATCCATTGAGGTTAGTTGTCGATAGAGAATTGAAATTGGAGGAAAGTTTGCATTTGTTTGATGGGAAGCAAGACACCATCATCTACAATCACCAACTCAATAAAACAGTCGGAAAAACCGAATGGGCAAAAATGGATGTCTCCATTGATGCCAAAGCAATTGTAGCAGACCTTTATGCCAGAAACATTCAGAGTTTGATTGTGGAAGGGGGAGCAGCTGTTTTGGGAGATTTTATCGCAAATGATTTATGGGATGAGGCCAGGGTATTTACCGGGAATGCCAAATTTGGATTGGGGATTCCTGCTCCTATACTAAGCTGCATACCTGAGGCCCATTACCCGATTAAAGAGGATTTATTAACCATATATAAGCACCATGTCTGA
- a CDS encoding GAF domain-containing protein, protein MSEEISLPKNANKEEIYQALLPQVKALLFGEEDLIANMANMAAVLKEAFGFFWVGFYIIKKGELVLGPFQGPVACTRIQKGKGVCGKAWETGETQLVPDVNAFPGHIACSASSQSEIVVPVSKGKEIIAVLDIDSDQLDAFDAVDQKFLEEMVGYL, encoded by the coding sequence ATGTCTGAGGAAATTAGCCTGCCGAAAAATGCCAATAAGGAGGAAATATACCAAGCCCTTCTGCCACAAGTTAAAGCCTTGCTTTTCGGAGAGGAAGATTTGATCGCCAATATGGCCAATATGGCTGCGGTGCTAAAGGAGGCTTTTGGCTTTTTTTGGGTGGGTTTTTATATAATCAAAAAGGGTGAATTGGTTTTGGGCCCTTTCCAGGGACCGGTAGCCTGTACCCGGATCCAAAAAGGAAAAGGCGTATGTGGCAAAGCCTGGGAAACCGGAGAAACGCAGCTGGTACCGGATGTCAATGCTTTTCCGGGTCATATTGCCTGCAGCGCCTCCTCTCAATCAGAAATAGTCGTCCCCGTATCCAAGGGAAAGGAGATTATCGCCGTGCTGGATATTGATTCCGATCAGCTAGACGCTTTTGATGCAGTGGATCAGAAGTTCTTGGAGGAGATGGTGGGATACTTATAG
- a CDS encoding MarR family transcriptional regulator has protein sequence MNLDKFSKIAESLRAYRRAELKDFESEIGSKPVEALYVDPLPGEAVLKSVLSSNTTFILGRKGTGKSTVFAKAQSVLREQKKVISAYIDVKSIYDVLNEVGIPDIELEKLGISVVTYRSHMLRKIMLGKVISDLLEETSKSCDKLTLLDRWSGKKKQYEDLKSSLADLGDRVKNAKLESHEIPILQKITNQLKNRAQSEKSHTNSQAIGLNASVSLEKASVGGNFENSLSDFDRTLDDKDTYQEYSDVVLRSFPFNEILDEIQTLLSESGMLRLVAFFDDFSELNFTDQRLFVDVILSPLNNSSNENVKLKIAAYPGRVYYGKIDPSKVDTIGLDFSDLYESNEVQEMERSALDYTKRLLSHRFTAFGENIEDYLELNTNNLDDIIKMMFRASFNVPRIMGHLLHILFLDRISKDQKINLTSIRLASKKYYENTISKYFDRLNRFALEPFENKLDRYNQSQLLKCIVEECRTVRRRIIEKEIGGNYFSNLGGNPQTSHFIVSPELEDVFASLESNFFLSRYKYTRDKSGSDVIVYALFLGLCESERMNWGYPEGREYRNYFVQRCFEFSRAIHQFLSSKQTIKCNSCGHCHPMEMKQSIELFKWKCPECMEGTCRIVNLSDDFQEEVEKLDREIMLEPVELEIIATLNYEDKKMRAGEISSLIDTTHQMVGRRTSKLQEMGLVNKERDNNDGKMKSEVTEQCKSTYFNN, from the coding sequence ATGAACTTAGATAAATTTTCCAAAATAGCAGAATCTCTCAGAGCATATCGAAGAGCTGAATTGAAAGATTTTGAAAGTGAAATTGGATCCAAACCCGTTGAGGCGTTGTATGTTGACCCTTTACCTGGAGAAGCTGTTCTGAAATCAGTACTTTCAAGTAATACCACATTTATACTTGGACGAAAAGGCACCGGAAAGAGTACTGTATTTGCAAAGGCCCAGAGTGTATTAAGAGAACAGAAAAAAGTAATCTCAGCATACATTGATGTAAAGTCAATTTATGATGTTCTAAATGAAGTTGGGATTCCTGACATTGAGCTTGAAAAGCTAGGTATATCAGTTGTAACATACCGATCGCATATGCTTCGCAAGATAATGCTTGGAAAGGTTATATCTGATTTATTAGAAGAAACGTCCAAGAGTTGTGATAAACTTACACTACTCGATCGATGGAGTGGTAAAAAGAAACAATATGAAGATCTTAAGTCTTCATTGGCTGACTTAGGCGATCGGGTAAAAAATGCTAAACTTGAATCCCATGAAATTCCAATTCTTCAAAAAATCACAAATCAATTAAAAAATCGAGCTCAATCGGAAAAATCACATACAAACTCTCAAGCGATAGGATTAAATGCGAGCGTTAGCTTAGAGAAGGCTTCTGTTGGTGGTAATTTTGAAAATTCATTGTCAGACTTTGATAGAACATTGGACGATAAGGACACTTATCAAGAGTACTCTGATGTAGTGCTTCGATCTTTTCCATTCAATGAAATATTAGATGAAATTCAAACATTACTGTCCGAATCAGGAATGTTACGTTTGGTTGCGTTTTTTGACGATTTCTCTGAACTTAATTTTACCGACCAAAGACTATTTGTAGATGTTATCTTATCCCCATTAAATAATTCCAGCAATGAAAACGTTAAGCTCAAAATTGCAGCCTATCCAGGAAGGGTATATTATGGAAAAATAGACCCAAGCAAGGTAGATACTATCGGTCTTGACTTCTCGGATTTATATGAATCTAATGAGGTCCAAGAAATGGAAAGATCTGCTCTAGATTATACAAAGCGTCTTTTGAGCCATCGATTTACCGCTTTTGGGGAGAATATTGAAGATTATTTGGAATTAAACACCAACAACCTTGATGACATTATTAAGATGATGTTCAGGGCGTCTTTCAATGTTCCTCGAATTATGGGACATTTATTGCATATCCTCTTCCTTGATAGAATATCAAAAGACCAAAAAATTAACCTGACATCCATCCGGCTTGCTTCAAAAAAGTATTATGAAAATACAATTTCCAAATATTTTGACAGATTGAACCGCTTCGCATTGGAGCCATTTGAAAATAAACTGGACAGATACAACCAAAGTCAACTCCTAAAATGTATAGTAGAAGAATGTCGAACGGTAAGAAGAAGAATTATTGAAAAAGAAATTGGAGGAAATTACTTCTCTAATTTAGGTGGTAATCCGCAAACAAGTCATTTTATTGTAAGCCCAGAGCTAGAAGATGTTTTCGCTTCACTTGAAAGTAACTTTTTCTTGTCCAGATATAAATATACAAGAGATAAATCAGGAAGCGACGTAATCGTTTACGCTCTATTCTTAGGTTTATGCGAGAGTGAAAGAATGAATTGGGGATATCCAGAAGGTAGAGAATATCGAAATTATTTTGTTCAACGCTGTTTTGAATTTTCAAGAGCTATACACCAATTTCTGTCTAGTAAACAGACTATTAAATGTAACTCATGCGGTCATTGTCATCCTATGGAGATGAAGCAAAGCATAGAATTATTCAAGTGGAAATGTCCCGAATGCATGGAAGGAACTTGCCGTATTGTCAACCTATCTGATGATTTCCAAGAAGAGGTTGAAAAACTGGATCGAGAAATAATGCTGGAACCAGTTGAACTTGAAATAATTGCGACACTCAATTACGAAGATAAAAAAATGAGGGCAGGTGAAATTTCTTCACTTATCGACACAACACATCAAATGGTAGGAAGAAGAACTAGCAAACTTCAGGAAATGGGACTGGTTAACAAAGAACGTGATAACAACGATGGTAAAATGAAGAGTGAAGTCACTGAACAATGTAAATCGACCTATTTTAATAATTAA